From the Psychrobacillus sp. FSL K6-4046 genome, one window contains:
- a CDS encoding staygreen family protein: protein MSKLNPDKLTVEYRDGVSATGPIISRSNTLTHSDFTGELFLTIGTQFAWDKINTEMRDEVLGVWKTQGNSLNYNVYLYLDKENHDLSAATKRNEVFRRELPLALTTIRYGDRFLFDLYPSLDYALIIVNFMSIYPSLFKQEVWGTFSNYSITL from the coding sequence ATTAGTAAGTTAAATCCAGATAAACTCACTGTTGAATATCGAGATGGTGTTTCAGCTACAGGACCCATCATTTCCAGAAGTAACACACTGACTCACTCTGATTTCACTGGAGAATTATTCTTAACAATTGGAACACAATTTGCTTGGGATAAAATTAATACTGAAATGAGAGACGAAGTACTAGGCGTTTGGAAAACACAAGGAAATAGTTTAAATTACAACGTATATCTATATCTAGATAAAGAAAATCACGACTTAAGTGCAGCAACAAAGCGGAATGAAGTTTTTAGGCGCGAATTACCACTTGCATTAACAACCATTCGATATGGCGATAGGTTTTTATTTGACCTATACCCAAGTTTAGATTATGCCTTAATAATCGTTAACTTTATGTCCATTTATCCGTCATTATTTAAACAGGAGGTTTGGGGTACCTTTAGCAATTACTCCATAACACTATAA
- the yycF gene encoding response regulator YycF translates to MSKKILVVDDEKPIADILQFNLKKEGYQVFCAYDGDDALKKVDEIQPDLMLLDIMLPNRDGMEVCREIRKRFSFPIIMLTAKDSEIDKVLGLELGADDYVTKPFSTRELIARVKANMRRHQTIQEDNEVVTNDITIGPLTIQPDAYLVLKRDETIELTHREFELLHYLSKHIGQVMTREHLLQTVWGYDYFGDVRTVDVTIRRLREKIEDNPSHPNWIVTRRGVGYYLRSPEQE, encoded by the coding sequence GTGAGTAAAAAAATACTAGTAGTGGATGATGAAAAGCCGATTGCTGACATACTACAATTTAATTTGAAAAAAGAGGGCTATCAGGTTTTCTGTGCATATGATGGCGACGATGCATTAAAAAAAGTAGACGAGATTCAGCCAGATCTCATGCTGTTAGACATAATGTTACCCAACAGAGATGGAATGGAAGTTTGTAGAGAAATTCGTAAACGCTTTAGCTTTCCTATCATAATGCTAACTGCTAAAGACTCAGAGATAGATAAGGTCTTAGGGTTAGAGCTAGGTGCAGATGATTATGTAACAAAGCCATTTAGTACAAGAGAGTTAATAGCTCGAGTTAAAGCTAACATGAGAAGACACCAAACCATTCAAGAAGATAATGAAGTAGTTACTAATGACATTACTATTGGTCCACTAACTATCCAACCGGATGCTTATTTGGTATTAAAAAGAGATGAAACAATTGAATTGACTCACCGTGAGTTTGAACTCTTACATTATCTTTCTAAACATATTGGACAAGTAATGACAAGGGAACATCTATTACAAACAGTTTGGGGTTATGATTATTTTGGTGATGTCCGTACTGTAGATGTTACAATCAGACGTTTACGTGAGAAAATTGAAGATAATCCTAGTCATCCAAACTGGATTGTAACTAGACGAGGCGTTGGTTACTATTTAAGAAGTCCTGAGCAGGAGTAA
- the yycH gene encoding two-component system activity regulator YycH — translation MKYIEPVKSIILLLLILLSLTLTFTIWTYSPKYDTTEPPVVNISIAEKKKMEDVIKPYRLLISQPENLRGSHSIVDINNVINPMKNWEIETVKLYSNNTNAGQVNELINKPYTSTLFFQADIPIESYSTILKFLDPIFPNSSFNRLVIDWSTKSVDQRVGEKESDQGATLYFISTTLNKIYTANVTKEDIFGFSERMVKTSNAMLEYKEIVREGKVSLYTTSNPEKVVQYTYLVEEIDTNRFKDALFNIPSLVVRRSNPVGSGEQYTDDNALMTVDPISKRLSYVHPASEGEFLGKSSELLYNSLSFVNEHDGWTDDYRFSRMNKNASQVNYQLYFDGLPVFSKDMLTTEIVQVWGSNRVYRYNRPYYTLNALPITSTDLELPSGQNAYELLSLAPNSQVSLIEDLVQGYYISKDEDQPLFTLVPSWYYQVNGSWLRLSPETIGGGTYGLE, via the coding sequence TTGAAGTATATTGAACCAGTAAAATCTATTATTTTATTATTACTAATACTCCTTAGTCTTACACTTACCTTTACGATTTGGACCTATTCACCAAAATATGATACTACTGAACCACCTGTCGTTAATATATCGATTGCAGAGAAGAAGAAGATGGAAGATGTTATAAAACCGTATCGTTTGCTGATTAGTCAACCCGAAAATCTAAGAGGCTCCCATTCGATCGTAGATATCAATAATGTTATAAACCCTATGAAAAATTGGGAGATTGAAACGGTGAAACTGTATAGTAATAATACGAATGCGGGGCAGGTAAATGAATTAATCAACAAGCCATATACGAGTACATTGTTTTTTCAAGCAGATATACCGATAGAATCTTATAGTACGATTTTAAAGTTTTTAGATCCTATCTTTCCTAACTCTTCTTTTAATCGTCTAGTTATAGATTGGTCCACGAAAAGTGTGGACCAAAGAGTAGGGGAAAAGGAATCTGATCAAGGGGCTACTTTGTATTTCATAAGCACCACCTTGAATAAAATCTATACGGCAAATGTGACGAAGGAAGATATCTTTGGTTTCTCTGAGCGTATGGTCAAGACTTCCAATGCTATGCTGGAATATAAGGAAATCGTAAGAGAAGGCAAAGTATCCTTATATACTACAAGTAACCCTGAAAAGGTTGTTCAATATACTTATTTAGTGGAAGAGATTGATACGAATAGGTTCAAAGATGCCCTTTTTAATATACCAAGTTTAGTTGTTCGGCGAAGTAACCCAGTAGGATCAGGAGAACAATATACGGATGATAACGCATTAATGACTGTAGACCCTATTTCTAAAAGGTTAAGCTACGTTCATCCAGCATCAGAAGGTGAATTTCTTGGTAAATCATCGGAACTTTTATATAATAGCTTAAGCTTTGTAAATGAGCATGACGGTTGGACTGATGATTATCGATTTAGTAGAATGAATAAGAATGCGAGTCAAGTAAATTATCAACTGTATTTTGATGGGTTGCCTGTATTCAGTAAGGATATGTTGACTACAGAAATAGTTCAAGTTTGGGGAAGTAATAGAGTTTATCGTTACAATAGACCGTATTACACGTTAAATGCTCTACCGATAACTTCCACTGATTTAGAGTTACCTTCCGGTCAAAATGCATATGAATTACTTAGCTTAGCCCCAAATTCACAAGTCTCTTTAATAGAGGATTTAGTACAAGGCTATTATATATCCAAAGACGAAGACCAACCTTTATTTACTTTGGTGCCCTCTTGGTATTATCAAGTTAATGGATCATGGTTAAGACTATCTCCAGAAACTATAGGAGGTGGCACCTATGGATTGGAATAA
- the walK gene encoding cell wall metabolism sensor histidine kinase WalK, with protein MHKVGYFKSVHVKIVLIYVLLILIAMQIIGLYFVKGLEHTLKENFQQSVKDRVGVLEFSAREELVKIRVEEDQTLEQSLRSILTGLNSDDIKEVRVIDAKYQIRATSDSNNQAIVGQKSLDELVHKSITAEEGFDSIASKSGERVWILVTPIISQGEVIGTLYIESNIENVFGQMNEINQILAVGTAVALVITIVLGILIAQTITRPISEMRKQAQAMSKGNFSRKVRVYGNDEIGQLAHAFNHLTNRLQESQSTTEAERRKLASVLTNMTDGVIATDRKGRVILINDPALRLLRIPREMVLNRPIISVLGIDSIHSFEDLIHSKESMNLDFSTQERPYILRANFSVIQKETGFVNGLIAVLHDNTEQEKIDMERREFVANVSHELRTPLTTMSSYLEALADGAWKDEEIAPSFLMVTQTETQRMIRLVNDLLQLSKMDSRDYDLNREIVNFNLFFNRIIDRFELSKSQNVTFQRMLPDTPYYVDIDTDKLTQVIDNIISNALKYSPDGGNIRFGIAVKDEWLQVMISDDGMGIPSENVNRIFDRFYRVDRARARSMGGTGLGLAIAREMIEAHGGKIWAESEEGHGTTIFFTLEILLDEEGEWD; from the coding sequence ATGCATAAGGTTGGTTACTTTAAATCAGTTCATGTAAAGATTGTGTTGATTTATGTTTTACTGATTTTAATAGCTATGCAAATAATTGGTCTATATTTTGTCAAGGGATTGGAGCATACATTAAAAGAAAACTTTCAACAATCTGTTAAGGATCGCGTTGGTGTATTAGAGTTTAGTGCAAGAGAAGAACTTGTTAAAATACGGGTAGAAGAAGACCAAACACTAGAACAAAGCTTACGTTCTATTTTGACTGGTCTTAATTCTGATGATATTAAAGAAGTTCGAGTAATTGATGCGAAATATCAAATACGAGCTACCTCAGATTCGAACAACCAAGCAATCGTTGGACAAAAGTCGTTAGATGAACTAGTCCATAAATCTATCACGGCAGAAGAAGGTTTTGATAGCATCGCCTCTAAATCAGGAGAACGTGTATGGATATTAGTAACACCAATTATTTCACAGGGTGAGGTAATTGGAACTCTCTATATTGAATCGAATATTGAAAATGTATTTGGTCAAATGAACGAAATAAACCAAATCCTCGCAGTGGGTACGGCAGTAGCCCTTGTAATCACAATTGTACTAGGTATTCTTATAGCACAAACGATTACAAGACCTATATCGGAGATGAGGAAACAGGCACAGGCTATGTCTAAGGGCAACTTTTCTCGTAAGGTAAGAGTTTATGGAAATGATGAAATCGGTCAGTTAGCACATGCATTTAATCATCTAACAAATAGGCTGCAAGAATCCCAGTCGACTACAGAAGCTGAGCGTAGGAAACTTGCCTCTGTTTTAACTAATATGACGGATGGAGTAATAGCCACTGATCGAAAGGGTAGAGTTATTTTGATCAATGATCCTGCCCTAAGGCTCTTGCGCATACCAAGAGAAATGGTTCTCAACAGGCCTATTATTTCAGTGCTTGGCATTGATAGCATTCATTCCTTCGAAGATCTTATTCATTCAAAGGAATCCATGAATTTAGATTTCAGTACCCAGGAACGACCATATATACTTCGTGCGAACTTTTCAGTTATCCAAAAAGAAACTGGTTTCGTAAATGGTTTAATCGCTGTTTTACATGACAATACCGAGCAAGAGAAGATTGATATGGAACGTCGAGAGTTTGTAGCTAATGTGTCTCATGAACTTCGAACTCCTTTAACTACTATGAGCAGTTATTTGGAGGCACTAGCGGATGGAGCATGGAAGGATGAAGAGATAGCACCGTCGTTTCTAATGGTTACGCAAACGGAGACCCAACGAATGATTCGATTGGTAAATGACTTACTACAATTGTCTAAGATGGATAGTCGTGACTATGATTTGAATAGAGAAATCGTTAATTTTAATCTATTTTTCAATCGTATTATTGATCGTTTTGAACTGTCTAAATCACAAAATGTTACGTTCCAACGTATGCTTCCAGATACGCCGTACTATGTAGACATTGATACAGATAAGTTAACTCAAGTAATCGATAATATTATATCGAATGCGTTAAAGTATTCCCCAGATGGAGGGAATATTCGATTTGGCATAGCAGTCAAAGATGAGTGGTTACAAGTGATGATATCAGATGATGGTATGGGAATACCTTCTGAAAATGTAAATCGCATTTTCGATCGTTTTTATCGAGTAGACCGGGCTAGAGCCCGTTCAATGGGAGGTACAGGGCTTGGCCTAGCCATTGCCCGGGAAATGATTGAAGCCCATGGAGGTAAGATTTGGGCAGAAAGTGAAGAAGGCCACGGGACTACTATATTCTTTACTTTAGAAATACTGTTGGATGAAGAAGGTGAGTGGGATTGA
- the ahpC gene encoding alkyl hydroperoxide reductase subunit C, translating into MALIGKEIAPFTAKAFQQGEFIDVSSENFKGKWSVVCFYPADFTFVCPTELEDLQNEYATLKSLGVEVYSVSTDTHFTHKAWHDTSDTIGKIEYIMIGDPSHTISKAFDVLNEEDGLAERGTFILDPEGIVQAYEINAGGIGRDASTLVNKIKAAQYVRNNPGEVCPAKWQEGGETLTPSLDLVGKI; encoded by the coding sequence ATGGCATTAATAGGTAAAGAAATTGCACCATTCACTGCAAAAGCATTTCAACAAGGTGAATTTATCGACGTATCTTCTGAAAACTTCAAAGGTAAATGGTCGGTAGTATGCTTCTATCCTGCAGATTTCACTTTCGTATGTCCTACAGAGCTAGAAGACTTACAAAATGAATATGCAACATTAAAATCTTTAGGAGTTGAAGTTTACTCTGTATCGACAGACACTCACTTCACACATAAAGCTTGGCATGATACTTCCGATACTATCGGCAAGATCGAATACATAATGATTGGTGATCCATCCCACACAATTTCTAAAGCATTCGATGTATTAAATGAAGAAGATGGCTTAGCAGAGCGCGGTACTTTCATCCTTGACCCAGAAGGTATTGTACAAGCTTACGAAATTAACGCTGGTGGTATCGGTCGTGATGCATCTACGTTAGTAAACAAAATAAAAGCAGCTCAATATGTTCGCAATAATCCAGGCGAAGTTTGCCCAGCTAAATGGCAAGAAGGCGGCGAAACTTTAACTCCAAGCTTAGACCTAGTTGGTAAAATCTAA
- the rlmH gene encoding 23S rRNA (pseudouridine(1915)-N(3))-methyltransferase RlmH, producing the protein MNIQIISVGKLKEKYLKMGIEEYTKRLGSYAKIDLVEVADEKAPENLSEADMEIVKKKEGDRILAKIGADTYVIALAIEGKMKTSEQLAADIESLMTYGRSKIAFVIGGSLGLHEEVMKRSDEKLSFSKMTLPHQLMKLVLVEQIYRAFRIMKGEPYHK; encoded by the coding sequence GTGAATATACAAATTATATCAGTAGGTAAGCTGAAGGAAAAATACTTGAAAATGGGGATTGAAGAATATACAAAGAGACTGGGAAGCTATGCAAAAATAGATCTTGTCGAAGTAGCAGATGAAAAAGCTCCTGAGAATCTGAGCGAGGCAGACATGGAAATCGTAAAGAAGAAGGAAGGAGACCGTATCCTAGCAAAAATCGGTGCAGACACATATGTCATCGCTTTAGCTATCGAAGGAAAGATGAAAACCTCTGAACAGCTTGCTGCAGATATCGAGTCGTTAATGACTTATGGAAGAAGCAAAATAGCTTTTGTAATAGGTGGTTCTCTAGGATTGCATGAAGAAGTTATGAAGCGAAGCGACGAAAAGTTATCCTTTTCCAAAATGACTCTACCACACCAGCTTATGAAGCTCGTTTTAGTGGAGCAGATTTACCGAGCATTTCGAATTATGAAGGGCGAACCGTATCATAAATAG
- a CDS encoding TetR/AcrR family transcriptional regulator, whose amino-acid sequence MSKREQQKQQRRENIIKIATDLFLEQGIQTIQMQDIATAAGVGIATLFRYFPKKEYLVIAATNAITDKMATDVGEIVGQTITAYEKIEQILDYYIKVTKDPQLRLAKFYESFDLYEKIAEESPDQYAEYLSARSKLAGILLTVGDQGKQDGSLRSDADLQVFMMTMVQNFSIFAYKSRLTKHDAYLSSLLTAEKQLFMMKDVFLRYIRP is encoded by the coding sequence TTGAGTAAACGGGAACAACAAAAGCAACAACGTCGTGAAAATATTATCAAGATTGCAACGGACTTATTTTTGGAGCAAGGTATACAAACTATACAAATGCAAGATATCGCGACTGCTGCTGGTGTTGGAATAGCAACGTTATTCCGTTATTTCCCTAAAAAAGAGTATTTAGTGATTGCTGCTACAAATGCAATTACGGATAAAATGGCTACAGATGTAGGGGAGATTGTAGGGCAAACAATCACTGCATACGAAAAAATAGAGCAGATTTTAGATTATTATATAAAAGTAACGAAGGATCCACAGCTACGTTTAGCGAAGTTTTATGAGTCATTTGATTTATATGAAAAAATAGCGGAGGAATCACCTGATCAATATGCGGAATATTTATCTGCACGCAGCAAATTGGCAGGTATTTTATTAACAGTAGGTGATCAGGGCAAGCAAGATGGTAGTTTAAGATCTGATGCCGATTTGCAAGTATTTATGATGACGATGGTTCAAAATTTTAGCATATTCGCTTATAAATCAAGGCTGACAAAGCATGATGCCTATCTTTCGTCGTTACTTACTGCAGAAAAACAATTATTTATGATGAAGGATGTTTTTTTACGTTACATCCGACCATAA
- a CDS encoding glucose 1-dehydrogenase, which produces MSRLSGKVAIITGAAQGMGAAHAKLFVEHGAKVILTDLNEEKGNAFAAELGENALFVKQNVTSEEDWATVIAKAEEAFGPVNILVNNAGITMAKNMLDITVEEYRRIVDINQVSVFLGMKTVAASMMKAGGGSIVNISSMNGLVAGAVGYTDTKFAVRGMTKAAAINLAPMGIRVNSVHPGVIATPMVVQEDTKAAVEEFAKHIPLKRVAQPEEVSNMVLFLASDESSYSTGSEFVIDGGLTAQ; this is translated from the coding sequence ATGAGTCGTTTATCAGGTAAAGTTGCAATTATTACAGGAGCTGCGCAAGGTATGGGTGCAGCACATGCAAAATTATTCGTTGAGCACGGTGCAAAAGTCATTTTAACAGATTTAAATGAGGAAAAAGGAAATGCATTTGCAGCTGAGTTAGGTGAGAATGCTCTTTTTGTAAAACAAAACGTAACATCTGAAGAGGATTGGGCTACCGTTATTGCAAAAGCAGAAGAAGCTTTTGGTCCAGTAAACATTTTAGTAAACAATGCCGGTATTACAATGGCTAAAAATATGCTTGATATTACAGTAGAAGAATACCGTCGTATCGTGGATATTAACCAAGTTTCTGTTTTCTTAGGGATGAAAACAGTAGCAGCTTCCATGATGAAAGCTGGTGGCGGTTCCATCGTCAACATTTCTTCTATGAACGGCTTAGTTGCTGGGGCTGTTGGTTACACTGATACTAAATTTGCCGTACGTGGTATGACAAAAGCAGCTGCAATTAACTTAGCTCCAATGGGCATTCGCGTAAACTCTGTACATCCAGGTGTAATCGCTACACCAATGGTTGTGCAAGAAGATACAAAAGCAGCGGTTGAAGAATTCGCTAAACACATTCCTTTAAAACGCGTTGCACAGCCAGAAGAAGTATCTAATATGGTACTATTCTTAGCTTCGGACGAGTCTAGCTATTCCACAGGTTCAGAATTTGTAATCGATGGCGGATTAACTGCACAATAA
- a CDS encoding MBL fold metallo-hydrolase, whose protein sequence is MKFSVLASGSSGNAIYVENEKHSFLVDVGLSGKKMDELFQGIGREIKNLSGIFITHEHSDHIKGLGVLARKYGVPIYANEKTWGAMDSLVGKVPLDQRFTFDMESVKTFGSMDIQSFGVSHDAADPMFYIFHENGRKLVLITDTGYVSDRMKGHIKGADAFVFESNHDVSMLQMGRYPWSVKRRILSDVGHVSNEDAAVAMSEVIDLKSTNVYLSHLSKDNNMKDLARMSVTQTLQSCGIIAGEYVHLHDTDANQPTELVLV, encoded by the coding sequence ATGAAGTTTAGTGTATTAGCTAGCGGGAGCAGCGGAAACGCCATCTACGTAGAAAACGAGAAGCATTCCTTTTTAGTTGACGTAGGCCTAAGCGGCAAAAAAATGGACGAGCTCTTTCAAGGAATTGGAAGAGAAATAAAAAATCTTTCTGGTATTTTCATTACACACGAGCATAGTGATCATATAAAGGGGCTCGGTGTATTAGCTAGAAAATATGGTGTACCAATATACGCCAATGAAAAAACATGGGGAGCAATGGATTCACTTGTTGGAAAGGTGCCCTTAGATCAACGTTTCACTTTTGATATGGAATCGGTGAAAACGTTTGGCTCTATGGATATCCAATCCTTTGGAGTCTCCCATGATGCTGCAGATCCAATGTTTTATATCTTTCATGAAAATGGGCGCAAGCTTGTTTTAATTACAGATACGGGATATGTAAGTGATCGCATGAAGGGACATATTAAGGGAGCAGATGCCTTTGTCTTTGAAAGCAATCATGATGTCAGTATGCTACAAATGGGACGCTATCCTTGGTCGGTCAAACGCCGAATACTAAGTGACGTAGGACATGTCTCTAACGAGGATGCTGCGGTAGCTATGAGTGAGGTAATTGATTTAAAATCAACTAATGTGTACCTCTCACATCTTAGCAAGGATAATAACATGAAGGACCTAGCAAGAATGAGCGTTACTCAAACCTTACAATCGTGTGGTATCATCGCAGGTGAATATGTTCACTTACACGACACGGATGCAAATCAGCCAACTGAATTAGTACTAGTATAA
- a CDS encoding CxxH/CxxC protein produces MRIFSCETHINHALDIFVAEEKTFPVMEKINEEKQLSTSCTYCNNSAIYLVAHENDDTTCR; encoded by the coding sequence GTGAGAATATTCAGTTGCGAAACCCATATAAATCACGCTTTAGATATCTTTGTAGCAGAGGAAAAAACATTCCCAGTGATGGAGAAAATAAATGAGGAAAAACAGTTATCCACAAGTTGTACCTATTGTAACAATTCTGCAATATATCTTGTGGCTCATGAAAATGACGACACAACATGTAGATAA
- the yycI gene encoding two-component system regulatory protein YycI translates to MDWNKTKTIFIIVFSILNVFLFSLYLNRYTAGQNIEVLSSTTTEERLKVENINVSKASSVTVEEAYYVSGSVHNFKPEEIEELENQTVEFKPDAQIVGTFIKPIPITEENSIETLISDNIFKGSSYGLWKIDEEARMAIFFQKVNDRLVYYNQKAKLVVYWNENNELISYEQTILDNLEDYSESKNLLPTIQAVSNLYSKGLLVANSTVTDISLGYFTLVQQAETQVFAPTWRILVEREDGTIDEHFVNAVEGRIIEIPTEVDSSAVE, encoded by the coding sequence ATGGATTGGAATAAAACGAAGACTATTTTTATCATTGTTTTTTCTATCTTGAATGTCTTTTTGTTTTCCTTATATTTGAATAGATATACAGCAGGTCAAAATATAGAAGTTTTAAGCTCTACCACGACAGAGGAACGTCTAAAAGTAGAGAACATTAATGTGTCAAAAGCTTCTAGTGTTACTGTGGAAGAAGCCTATTATGTTTCTGGTAGTGTTCATAACTTTAAGCCAGAAGAAATAGAAGAATTAGAAAATCAAACAGTTGAATTTAAGCCTGATGCACAAATAGTCGGCACATTTATAAAACCTATACCAATAACCGAAGAGAATTCCATCGAAACTCTCATCAGTGATAATATATTTAAAGGTTCTTCATATGGATTGTGGAAAATAGACGAGGAAGCTCGTATGGCAATTTTTTTTCAAAAAGTAAATGATCGTCTTGTCTATTACAATCAAAAAGCTAAATTAGTAGTCTATTGGAATGAGAATAATGAACTCATAAGCTATGAGCAAACCATCCTAGATAACTTAGAGGATTATAGTGAGTCTAAAAATCTATTGCCTACTATTCAAGCAGTTTCAAATCTATATTCCAAGGGTTTGCTAGTTGCCAATTCAACCGTCACAGATATTAGTCTGGGCTATTTTACATTAGTCCAACAAGCCGAGACGCAGGTATTTGCACCAACTTGGCGAATACTTGTGGAACGTGAGGACGGAACTATAGATGAACACTTTGTAAATGCGGTAGAAGGAAGAATTATTGAAATACCAACAGAAGTAGATTCATCAGCAGTAGAATAA
- a CDS encoding trypsin-like peptidase domain-containing protein — translation MGYYNSYGPEQEPPKVRNKDKKRGVIGYFFSGLAGVLVGALLVWFLTPSVVNNLPSQTEGEATTSKATKTEQVSVDITTDVTGAVEKASAGVVGITNIQSVRNFWSQSSTEQEAGTGSGVIYKKEGGKAYIITNHHVIAGAEALEVTLKDGVKADAKLVGSDMWTDLAVLEIDDKGIETVLEIGNSDTLKQGETVIAIGNPLGLDFYGSVTTGVVSGTDRAIPVDINEDGTVDWQAEVLQTDAAINPGNSGGALINLAGQLIGINSMKISESTIEGIGLAIPVNSAMPIIEDLEVNGKVIRPSMGVTLIDLTNVPAFHQRDTLKLPAEVTTGVVVDEVYEGTPAAIAGIKTYDVIVEMDGEKVENSIDLRKHLYNEKDIGDSLDVKVYRQGEIVELTLTLKDSTQL, via the coding sequence ATGGGTTACTATAATTCATATGGTCCTGAACAAGAACCACCAAAAGTAAGAAATAAGGATAAGAAAAGAGGAGTAATAGGTTATTTCTTCAGTGGATTAGCAGGAGTCCTAGTAGGAGCTCTTCTAGTTTGGTTTTTAACTCCTTCTGTTGTAAATAATTTACCTTCCCAAACAGAAGGTGAAGCAACGACAAGTAAAGCAACTAAAACAGAGCAAGTAAGCGTCGATATTACTACGGATGTAACCGGAGCAGTAGAAAAAGCCTCGGCGGGAGTAGTCGGTATTACTAATATTCAATCCGTAAGAAATTTCTGGAGCCAAAGTTCCACGGAGCAGGAGGCTGGCACTGGATCAGGAGTAATCTATAAAAAAGAAGGCGGAAAAGCATATATCATTACGAACCATCATGTAATTGCAGGTGCAGAAGCATTAGAAGTGACATTAAAGGATGGAGTAAAAGCAGACGCAAAATTAGTCGGAAGTGACATGTGGACAGATCTAGCCGTGTTAGAAATAGACGATAAAGGAATTGAAACAGTTTTAGAGATCGGAAACTCAGATACATTAAAGCAGGGAGAAACAGTTATTGCTATTGGTAATCCTCTCGGCTTAGACTTTTATGGTTCAGTTACAACTGGTGTAGTTTCTGGTACGGACCGTGCTATTCCAGTGGATATCAATGAAGATGGGACTGTGGATTGGCAAGCAGAAGTTTTACAAACGGATGCGGCCATTAACCCGGGTAATAGTGGTGGAGCATTGATTAATTTAGCCGGTCAGCTTATAGGCATCAATTCGATGAAAATCTCTGAGTCAACAATAGAAGGAATAGGCTTGGCGATTCCAGTAAACTCCGCAATGCCTATAATTGAAGACTTAGAAGTCAATGGTAAAGTAATTCGACCTTCTATGGGTGTTACACTTATCGATTTAACAAATGTTCCAGCATTTCATCAACGAGATACTTTAAAACTACCTGCAGAAGTTACTACTGGGGTTGTTGTAGATGAAGTATATGAAGGAACACCTGCAGCAATTGCTGGTATAAAAACCTATGATGTCATTGTAGAAATGGATGGAGAAAAAGTGGAGAATTCCATCGATCTTAGAAAGCATCTATATAATGAAAAAGATATTGGTGATAGCTTGGACGTCAAGGTGTACCGTCAAGGAGAAATAGTCGAATTAACTTTAACATTAAAGGACTCCACTCAGTTATAG
- a CDS encoding response regulator transcription factor — protein MERYTVLVVDDDISIVELLRDFLENEGFYVKTAYDTNWALVALKQSTIDCLVLDIMMPGQNGFELCRQIRMESNVPILFLSALSDDVDKIRGLALGGDDYIVKTASPGEIVARVKAVLRRSSSKQEFRKVLDYGRLLLDLSTREVFIDGQSISLTPKEYDLLQLFAEHPKYVFSYDQLLGKFWEGIGDKHTIRVHLSRLREKIEADPNNPQFIVNVWGIGYRFKGEKSENYSHS, from the coding sequence ATGGAAAGATATACGGTTTTAGTCGTTGACGATGACATTAGCATTGTTGAACTATTGAGAGATTTCTTAGAAAATGAAGGCTTTTATGTGAAAACGGCTTATGACACTAATTGGGCACTCGTCGCCCTGAAACAAAGTACAATTGATTGCCTCGTCCTAGATATCATGATGCCGGGTCAAAATGGTTTTGAGTTATGTCGGCAGATCCGTATGGAAAGTAATGTGCCAATTCTATTTTTAAGTGCTCTGAGTGATGACGTAGATAAAATTCGTGGATTAGCACTTGGAGGAGACGATTATATAGTCAAAACTGCTTCGCCGGGAGAGATTGTTGCAAGAGTAAAGGCTGTATTAAGGCGATCCAGTTCTAAGCAAGAATTCAGAAAGGTCTTAGATTATGGACGTCTCTTATTGGATTTGTCCACAAGAGAAGTATTTATAGATGGGCAATCCATATCACTGACTCCGAAAGAGTATGATTTGCTGCAACTGTTCGCGGAACATCCAAAATATGTTTTTTCATATGATCAATTACTCGGAAAATTTTGGGAAGGGATTGGTGATAAACATACTATTCGTGTCCATCTAAGCCGACTTCGGGAGAAAATTGAAGCTGATCCGAATAATCCCCAATTTATAGTTAACGTATGGGGTATAGGTTATCGCTTCAAAGGAGAAAAAAGTGAAAACTATTCGCATTCGTAA